The Streptomyces sp. NBC_01255 genome window below encodes:
- a CDS encoding antitoxin yields the protein MSMLDKLKGMLKGHEDTARQGVEKAGDTVDAKTGNKYQSQVDTAQQKINEQLGTQQQPPQPPAREQ from the coding sequence ATGTCCATGCTCGACAAGCTCAAGGGCATGCTCAAGGGCCATGAGGACACCGCACGCCAGGGTGTCGAGAAGGCGGGCGACACCGTCGACGCCAAGACCGGCAACAAGTACCAGAGCCAGGTCGATACGGCCCAGCAGAAGATCAACGAACAGCTGGGTACGCAGCAGCAGCCGCCGCAGCCACCGGCCAGGGAGCAGTAG
- a CDS encoding DUF998 domain-containing protein — MTKTFSLAGFAVAVLAFAMSDAVNRGYDPVSETVSRYVNQPHGWLVTVGLLAVAAGSAAVAVRTAGGRGWGGWLLRVWAGCVLVAAVFPADPPGDWSRPSLSDGVHGVAAWTGFLALATAIVRLTVIWRREPAWASKARGLTVLAWASSVAFVLFAVALVDKTALTHTAPLGLAERLVIALDLAWLALAAATAPNPRPSTSGIVK, encoded by the coding sequence ATGACCAAGACATTCTCTCTGGCCGGCTTCGCCGTCGCCGTCCTCGCCTTCGCGATGTCCGATGCGGTCAACAGGGGGTACGACCCGGTGTCCGAGACGGTCAGCAGGTACGTCAACCAGCCGCACGGCTGGCTGGTGACCGTCGGGCTGCTGGCGGTCGCGGCCGGGTCGGCGGCCGTGGCCGTCCGGACGGCCGGCGGCAGGGGGTGGGGCGGGTGGCTGCTGCGCGTCTGGGCCGGATGCGTACTGGTCGCCGCTGTCTTCCCGGCCGACCCGCCGGGCGACTGGAGTCGTCCCTCGCTCTCCGACGGCGTGCACGGGGTCGCGGCCTGGACGGGATTCCTGGCGCTCGCGACAGCGATCGTCCGGCTGACCGTCATATGGCGGCGCGAGCCGGCGTGGGCCTCGAAAGCGCGTGGGCTGACCGTGCTCGCGTGGGCGTCGTCGGTGGCGTTCGTGCTGTTCGCCGTGGCATTGGTGGACAAGACGGCCCTCACCCACACGGCCCCGCTGGGCCTTGCCGAGCGCCTCGTCATCGCCCTCGACCTGGCCTGGCTGGCCCTGGCCGCCGCCACCGCGCCGAACCCCCGGCCCTCGACGTCAGGCATCGTCAAGTGA
- a CDS encoding TetR/AcrR family transcriptional regulator, with the protein MPRPTLTREQIVRTAVELLDADGLEGLNMRSLGQRLNSAATAVYWHVKNKDNLVTLAGDQVWDEIRLPDLDAVDWRTAAVTMAEDLYAMFTRHPWLVQAFATHLFHGEGKARHDDHTLAVYEAAGFAGPAADRAAAAVFTYVLGNASAAAATTSLTRRIEREGGDAEEAFAATMKEAVEIAGRFPRLRSRIEAMEAAETDGTAGTDGTAGTAGTSGYADAPDDTFAYGLHALLDGLEARLKADTPKNADTP; encoded by the coding sequence ATGCCTCGCCCCACGCTCACCCGCGAACAGATCGTCAGGACCGCCGTCGAGCTCCTCGACGCGGACGGCCTCGAAGGCCTCAACATGCGCAGCCTCGGCCAGCGCCTGAACTCGGCCGCCACCGCCGTCTACTGGCACGTCAAGAACAAGGACAACCTCGTCACGCTCGCCGGCGACCAGGTCTGGGACGAGATCCGGCTGCCCGACCTCGACGCCGTCGACTGGCGTACGGCCGCCGTCACCATGGCCGAGGACCTGTACGCGATGTTCACCCGCCACCCCTGGCTCGTGCAGGCCTTCGCGACCCACCTCTTCCACGGCGAGGGCAAGGCCCGCCACGACGACCACACCCTCGCCGTCTACGAGGCCGCGGGCTTCGCCGGACCCGCCGCCGACCGGGCCGCCGCCGCCGTCTTCACGTACGTCCTCGGCAACGCCTCCGCCGCCGCCGCCACGACCTCGCTGACCCGCCGCATCGAGCGCGAGGGCGGCGACGCCGAGGAGGCGTTCGCCGCCACCATGAAGGAAGCCGTCGAGATCGCCGGCCGGTTCCCGCGGCTGCGGAGCCGTATCGAGGCCATGGAGGCGGCAGAGACCGACGGGACTGCCGGGACCGACGGGACCGCCGGCACTGCCGGGACCTCCGGTTACGCCGACGCTCCCGACGACACCTTCGCGTACGGCCTCCACGCCCTCCTCGACGGCCTCGAAGCACGGCTGAAGGCCGACACGCCGAAGAACGCGGACACCCCCTAG
- a CDS encoding serine hydrolase domain-containing protein — protein sequence MSQDNPARFIEAKATELGVPGVSVGIWAGNRQTFASYGVTSVDTQVPVGEDTPFLVGSVSKSFTATALMRLVADGHVELDAPVRRYVPELKLPDERTAATITVLQLLNHTAGLDWRFGAETGEGDDALAAYVARLDESELIGAPGARSSYSQTGYNLVGRIIENVTRLPFEQAVSRLLFEPLGMTRTTYSLDEALALGSSASHHREEDGSLSALAPWKESRANNAGGGALSSMDDLMRWARFHLWLGRSDSGARVMPPQVVHRMQQQTVELRGTSLGDAMGIGWFLRDTDGVRVVEHGGSASGQFAELVLVPERDFAVVVASNEGPDNGLALNRAVVRWALEHYLGVIDRDPEPLPHDPARAREVVGEYANEMMTITIDTDEAGLTLACAIKPELRAASDAEMPADLPAAGLGLLPGDGDDYIVTGGGLQGQRGFFTRDDSGAISGADLGGRLFTRVAATL from the coding sequence ATGTCGCAGGACAACCCGGCCCGGTTCATCGAGGCCAAGGCCACCGAGCTCGGCGTACCGGGTGTGTCCGTCGGGATCTGGGCGGGCAACCGGCAGACCTTCGCCTCCTACGGCGTCACGAGCGTCGACACCCAGGTGCCCGTCGGCGAGGACACGCCCTTCCTGGTGGGCTCGGTGTCCAAGTCGTTCACCGCGACCGCACTGATGCGGCTCGTCGCCGACGGACACGTCGAACTCGACGCGCCCGTACGGCGGTACGTCCCCGAGCTCAAGCTCCCCGACGAGCGGACCGCGGCGACGATCACCGTCCTCCAGCTGCTCAACCACACCGCCGGCCTCGACTGGCGCTTCGGCGCCGAGACCGGTGAGGGCGACGACGCCCTGGCCGCCTACGTGGCGCGCCTCGACGAGTCGGAGCTGATCGGCGCACCCGGCGCCCGGTCCTCGTACAGCCAGACCGGATACAACCTGGTCGGCCGGATCATCGAGAACGTCACCCGCCTCCCCTTCGAACAGGCCGTCTCCAGGCTCCTGTTCGAGCCGCTGGGGATGACGCGTACCACCTACTCGCTCGACGAGGCGCTCGCCCTGGGCTCCTCCGCCTCCCACCACCGCGAGGAGGACGGCAGCCTGTCGGCCCTCGCGCCGTGGAAGGAGAGCCGCGCCAACAACGCCGGCGGCGGGGCCCTGTCCTCGATGGACGACCTGATGCGCTGGGCCCGGTTCCACCTCTGGCTCGGCCGCTCCGACTCCGGCGCCCGCGTGATGCCCCCGCAGGTGGTGCACCGGATGCAGCAGCAGACGGTCGAGCTGCGGGGCACCTCGCTCGGCGACGCCATGGGCATCGGCTGGTTCCTGCGCGACACCGACGGCGTCCGCGTCGTCGAGCACGGCGGCTCGGCCAGCGGCCAGTTCGCCGAGCTGGTCCTCGTCCCCGAACGCGACTTCGCCGTCGTCGTGGCCTCCAACGAGGGCCCGGACAACGGGCTCGCGCTCAACCGGGCCGTGGTCCGCTGGGCGCTCGAGCACTACCTCGGCGTCATCGACCGCGACCCGGAGCCGCTCCCCCACGACCCGGCGCGCGCCCGTGAGGTCGTCGGGGAGTACGCGAACGAGATGATGACGATCACCATCGACACCGACGAGGCCGGGCTGACCCTCGCCTGCGCGATCAAGCCGGAGCTCCGCGCCGCCTCCGACGCCGAGATGCCCGCCGACCTTCCGGCGGCCGGTCTCGGCCTGCTGCCCGGCGACGGCGACGACTACATCGTCACCGGGGGCGGCCTCCAGGGTCAGCGCGGCTTCTTCACCCGCGACGACAGCGGGGCCATCAGCGGGGCCGACCTCGGCGGGCGACTGTTCACCCGGGTCGCCGCCACCCTCTAG
- a CDS encoding D-2-hydroxyacid dehydrogenase family protein, producing the protein MKLLRCAVLDDYQGVALSSADWSPLAGRVDVRVLREHLTDRDALVAAVEDCEILVVMRERTPVDVALLARLPRLRLLVTSGLRNASVDVAAARARGITVCGTASSSEPPTELTWALLLGLARHVRTEAQALREGGPWQSTVGADLAGRTLGLVGLGKIGGRVARIGLAFGMDVLAWSPNLTEERAAEHGVRLAKDKRELLGSSDFVSLHLVLSDRTRGLIGEPELRAMRPSAYLVNTSRAGLVDGGALLRALREGWIAGAGIDVFDTEPLPAGDPLRTLPNVLALPHLGYVTEGNYARYFGQAVEDIEAFLAGAPLRELP; encoded by the coding sequence ATGAAGCTGCTGCGCTGCGCCGTACTCGACGACTACCAGGGTGTCGCCCTCTCCTCCGCCGACTGGAGCCCGCTCGCCGGCCGGGTCGACGTCCGGGTGCTGCGCGAGCACCTCACCGACCGCGACGCGCTCGTCGCCGCCGTCGAGGACTGCGAGATCCTCGTCGTCATGCGGGAGCGGACCCCGGTCGACGTCGCGCTCCTCGCCCGGCTCCCCCGGCTCCGGCTGCTCGTCACCTCCGGGCTGCGGAACGCCTCGGTCGACGTCGCCGCCGCCCGCGCCCGGGGAATCACCGTCTGCGGCACCGCCAGCAGCTCCGAGCCGCCCACCGAGCTGACCTGGGCCCTGCTCCTCGGCCTCGCCCGGCACGTACGGACCGAGGCGCAGGCGCTGCGCGAGGGCGGGCCCTGGCAGTCCACGGTCGGCGCCGACCTGGCCGGCCGGACGCTCGGCCTCGTCGGCCTCGGCAAGATCGGCGGCCGGGTCGCCCGGATCGGCCTCGCCTTCGGCATGGACGTCCTCGCCTGGAGCCCGAACCTGACGGAGGAGCGGGCCGCCGAGCACGGCGTACGGCTCGCGAAGGACAAGCGGGAGCTGCTCGGGAGCAGCGACTTCGTCTCCCTGCACCTGGTGCTGTCCGACCGCACGCGGGGCCTGATCGGGGAGCCGGAGCTGCGGGCGATGCGCCCGTCCGCGTACCTCGTCAACACCTCACGGGCGGGGCTCGTCGACGGCGGGGCGCTGCTGCGGGCGCTCCGCGAGGGGTGGATCGCGGGGGCCGGAATCGACGTGTTCGACACGGAGCCGCTGCCGGCCGGCGACCCCCTGCGGACCCTGCCGAACGTGCTTGCCCTCCCCCACCTGGGATACGTGACGGAGGGCAACTACGCCCGCTACTTCGGGCAGGCGGTCGAGGACATCGAGGCGTTCCTGGCGGGCGCCCCGCTGCGCGAGCTGCCCTGA
- a CDS encoding MBL fold metallo-hydrolase, whose translation MNTNDDALRGRTARYTVLTTGYTLSTGPGVAATVSYVHDGDRHVIVDPGMVAGRDRILGPLAELGLGPDDITDVVLSHHHPDNTMNVGLFGQARVHDHKAIYENDQWTDRDAEGYELTPSLRLIRTPGHSREDITLLAGTDTEVVAFVGDLWWRPNGPVDDPVAPDHTILRDSRLRVLAAADVIVPGHGPAFPADDTAPR comes from the coding sequence ATGAACACCAACGACGACGCACTGCGCGGCCGCACCGCCCGCTACACGGTCCTGACCACCGGCTACACCCTCTCCACGGGCCCCGGGGTCGCCGCCACCGTCTCCTACGTGCACGACGGCGACCGGCACGTGATCGTCGACCCCGGCATGGTGGCCGGCCGCGACCGGATCCTCGGCCCGCTCGCCGAACTGGGCCTCGGCCCCGACGACATCACCGACGTCGTGCTCAGCCACCACCACCCGGACAACACCATGAACGTCGGCCTCTTCGGCCAGGCGCGCGTCCACGACCACAAGGCGATCTACGAGAACGACCAGTGGACCGACCGGGACGCCGAGGGCTACGAACTCACCCCGTCGCTCCGGCTGATCCGCACCCCCGGCCACAGCCGCGAGGACATCACGCTCCTCGCCGGCACCGACACCGAGGTCGTCGCCTTCGTGGGCGACCTCTGGTGGCGGCCGAACGGCCCGGTGGACGACCCGGTCGCCCCGGACCACACGATCCTGCGCGACTCCCGGCTCCGGGTGCTCGCCGCCGCGGACGTGATCGTCCCCGGCCACGGCCCGGCCTTCCCGGCGGACGACACGGCGCCGCGCTGA
- a CDS encoding FG-GAP-like repeat-containing protein: MSRRRTSKPTGAWRLSLTESATGTVVRTFTGAEARGRINAAWDGRNASGQVVRNGSYAWTLTAKPADGVGADPTLNGSVTVTGGAPAPLPAWRDVSGDGKGDLLALTSAGALTVRTGTGTGGLGTGASATGWPATSMVVPFGDLSGDRCNDVLVRSSAGVLTRYDGGCGKAYSTGGPRLTIGSGWQAYDMLTAPGDLTGDGRTDLLARTPAGELWMYAADGAGKFKGRVRLGGGWQGYNALAGVGDITGDGRADLVARDTAGVLWRYDGTGVGTFSGRVKIGGGWQMYRTLS; the protein is encoded by the coding sequence ATGAGCCGACGCCGGACCTCCAAGCCCACCGGTGCGTGGCGCCTGTCGCTGACGGAGTCCGCCACCGGGACCGTCGTGCGCACCTTCACCGGCGCCGAGGCGCGCGGCCGCATCAATGCCGCTTGGGACGGCAGGAACGCTTCCGGGCAGGTCGTGCGCAACGGTTCGTACGCCTGGACCCTGACCGCCAAGCCTGCCGACGGGGTCGGCGCCGACCCGACGCTGAACGGCTCGGTGACCGTGACCGGTGGCGCTCCGGCGCCGCTTCCCGCATGGCGTGACGTCAGCGGTGACGGCAAGGGCGATCTCCTCGCGCTCACCTCGGCCGGGGCACTGACCGTGCGCACGGGTACGGGGACAGGTGGGCTCGGGACGGGGGCCTCGGCGACCGGATGGCCGGCGACGTCGATGGTCGTGCCGTTCGGGGACCTGTCGGGCGACCGGTGCAATGACGTGCTCGTGCGCAGTTCCGCGGGTGTGCTGACCCGGTACGACGGAGGCTGTGGAAAGGCCTACTCGACCGGCGGGCCCCGGCTGACGATCGGTTCGGGCTGGCAGGCGTACGACATGCTGACCGCGCCCGGCGATCTGACCGGTGACGGCCGGACGGATCTCCTCGCACGGACCCCGGCCGGTGAGCTGTGGATGTACGCCGCCGACGGCGCGGGGAAGTTCAAGGGACGCGTGAGGCTGGGCGGCGGCTGGCAGGGCTACAACGCGCTCGCGGGCGTCGGTGACATCACCGGCGACGGCAGGGCGGACCTGGTCGCCCGGGACACGGCCGGAGTGCTGTGGCGCTACGACGGCACCGGCGTGGGCACGTTCTCCGGGCGGGTGAAGATCGGCGGCGGCTGGCAGATGTACAGGACGCTGTCCTGA
- a CDS encoding sensor histidine kinase has product MGIGAGPAVMGAPLSWHGTFGPGVILGVVLGGLLLVRRRHAMLVLVLSAAVLAGCQSAGLFEGGAVWPLSVALFTAALSRPVRAAAVGALTLAYGLAVQGLDASEALARGGVELLWLALLTVGANSWRQYVRWRAEHQARILQLEQTRLVEQRLIISREVHDVVAHTLAVVGVHLNVAVEALDDSPEEARTALRTAIAVRNQAMTDLKAFVGELRDVPQHGLASVAGLVSQAEAAGLDVRYDAEGDPDAVPAAQALTAYRVVQEAVVNTLRHADAGRLAIRVRARPRALEVTVTDDGRPTEGFTEGHGLTGMRERVTALGGTLRVDAGKGFSVQAVLPLTDHVTGWTP; this is encoded by the coding sequence GTGGGCATCGGCGCGGGTCCGGCCGTGATGGGTGCGCCGCTGTCGTGGCACGGCACGTTCGGCCCGGGCGTGATCCTGGGTGTCGTCCTGGGCGGTCTGCTGCTGGTCCGCAGACGCCACGCCATGCTCGTCCTCGTCCTGTCCGCCGCCGTGCTGGCCGGCTGCCAAAGTGCCGGCCTGTTCGAGGGCGGCGCGGTCTGGCCCCTGTCCGTCGCCCTGTTCACCGCCGCGCTCAGCCGCCCGGTCCGGGCCGCCGCCGTCGGCGCCCTCACCCTGGCGTACGGCCTGGCCGTGCAGGGGCTGGACGCATCGGAAGCCCTTGCCCGAGGCGGTGTCGAGCTGCTCTGGCTGGCGTTGCTGACGGTCGGGGCGAACTCCTGGCGCCAGTACGTACGGTGGCGGGCCGAGCATCAGGCCCGCATCCTCCAGCTGGAACAGACCCGGCTGGTCGAACAGCGACTGATCATCTCCCGTGAGGTGCACGACGTGGTCGCCCACACACTGGCCGTCGTCGGTGTCCACCTGAACGTCGCCGTCGAGGCCCTGGACGACTCGCCCGAAGAGGCGCGTACCGCCCTGCGTACCGCGATCGCCGTGCGCAACCAGGCCATGACCGACCTGAAGGCGTTCGTGGGCGAGCTCCGCGACGTGCCGCAACACGGCTTGGCGTCCGTCGCCGGCCTGGTCTCGCAGGCGGAGGCGGCCGGGCTGGACGTCCGCTACGACGCGGAGGGCGACCCCGACGCCGTCCCGGCAGCCCAGGCGCTCACCGCCTATCGGGTCGTCCAGGAGGCCGTGGTCAACACCCTGCGCCACGCCGACGCCGGGCGCCTCGCCATCCGGGTGCGGGCACGCCCGCGAGCACTGGAGGTGACGGTCACCGACGACGGCCGCCCCACCGAGGGCTTCACGGAGGGGCACGGCCTGACCGGGATGCGCGAACGCGTCACGGCTCTCGGGGGAACGCTCCGCGTCGACGCCGGCAAGGGCTTCTCCGTCCAGGCCGTGCTCCCTCTGACGGACCACGTGACAGGCTGGACGCCATGA
- a CDS encoding helix-turn-helix domain-containing protein — protein sequence MLGAGIVSEVFDFRGQGLPRFDFALCTDRPGRVRTDVGLPLFVEHGLDRLASADLVIALPWADFRTPPAPAVLDALTAAHGRGALVAAHCVGAFALAAAGLLDGRRATTHWRFAGLLAERHPAVTVDPDALYVDEGSVATGAGAAAGFDLCLHLLRREYGATTANAIARDLVLPSHRDGGQAQYLTTPVPEDSQDERLSGVLAWAREHLHEPLPVAELARRALMSRRSFARRFAASTGTTPHAWLLGLRLSRAEELLETTDLPVEEIAHAVGFGSAAVLRAQFVRRRGVPPRSYRRSFTRTPTV from the coding sequence ATGCTCGGCGCCGGGATCGTCTCCGAGGTGTTCGACTTCCGCGGACAGGGCCTGCCGCGCTTCGACTTCGCCCTGTGCACCGACCGGCCCGGCCGGGTCCGCACCGATGTCGGACTGCCGCTCTTCGTCGAGCACGGCCTGGACCGGCTCGCCTCGGCCGACCTCGTCATCGCCCTGCCCTGGGCCGACTTCCGTACGCCCCCGGCCCCCGCCGTACTCGACGCACTGACCGCCGCCCACGGGCGCGGCGCGCTCGTCGCGGCCCACTGCGTCGGCGCCTTCGCGCTCGCCGCCGCCGGGCTCCTCGACGGGCGGCGGGCCACCACCCACTGGCGGTTCGCCGGCCTCCTGGCCGAACGCCACCCGGCCGTCACCGTCGACCCCGACGCCCTGTACGTGGACGAGGGCAGCGTCGCCACGGGCGCGGGCGCCGCCGCCGGCTTCGACCTGTGCCTGCACCTCCTGCGGCGCGAGTACGGGGCCACCACGGCCAACGCCATCGCCCGGGACCTGGTGCTCCCCTCCCACCGGGACGGCGGCCAGGCCCAGTACCTGACCACCCCCGTCCCCGAGGACAGTCAGGACGAGCGGCTCTCCGGCGTCCTCGCCTGGGCCCGCGAGCATCTCCACGAACCGCTCCCCGTCGCCGAGCTGGCCCGCCGGGCCCTGATGAGCCGCCGCTCCTTCGCCCGCCGTTTCGCCGCCTCCACGGGCACCACCCCGCACGCCTGGCTGCTCGGGCTGCGCCTCAGCCGCGCCGAGGAACTCCTGGAGACCACGGACCTGCCGGTCGAGGAGATCGCCCACGCGGTCGGCTTCGGCAGCGCGGCCGTGCTCCGCGCCCAGTTCGTCCGCCGCCGGGGCGTCCCGCCCCGCTCGTACCGCCGTTCCTTCACCCGTACGCCCACCGTCTGA
- a CDS encoding APC family permease — protein sequence MSSLDTPAEVPRPRAAAARAAAPTTMTWVTLALMTTASVASLRAAPTMAVYGLACVFLYLVPAIVFLLPTALVSAELASGWNGGVYRWVSEGLSKPLGFLAVWCQFAMTIFYYPSLLAFVASTIAYVIDPSLASNGVYTAIVIMVLYWTGVWVSSRGTKALAGLSSWGLVIGTLVPGTILVVLGMVFLGQGNPSAAPMNADHLLPQWTGLASLVLIVNNFLSYSGMEMNAVHVSSLKNPGKEYPKSMFLAVCLVLLIFILPALAISWVVPADQLSLTAGVMQAFDAFFSYFDIGWMTPIAAVMLISASLAGMLTWLAGPSKGLLEISRSEGYLPPFLQKLNKFGVQQNILVSQGVVTSVIALMYALIPNVSSVYWIFSTITTQVYLIVYLLMFAAAMRLRKTHPDHPRGYRAPALGLICTVGLLASLAALAIGFVPPSQFGGGSVWAYALFIGSGLVVLGFLVPWAFLKFRKPSWRTAEAAAGPEGTSSTSTEGDRS from the coding sequence ATGAGCAGCCTCGACACCCCGGCCGAAGTGCCCCGACCACGGGCGGCCGCGGCCCGAGCCGCCGCGCCGACCACCATGACCTGGGTGACGCTCGCCCTGATGACGACCGCGTCGGTGGCGAGCCTGCGGGCCGCACCCACCATGGCCGTCTACGGACTGGCGTGCGTCTTCCTCTACCTCGTCCCGGCCATCGTGTTCCTGCTGCCGACGGCGCTGGTCTCCGCGGAGCTCGCCTCCGGCTGGAACGGCGGCGTCTACCGCTGGGTCTCCGAGGGGCTGTCCAAGCCGCTCGGATTCCTCGCGGTCTGGTGCCAGTTCGCGATGACGATCTTCTACTACCCGAGTCTGCTGGCCTTCGTGGCCTCCACCATCGCGTACGTGATCGATCCGTCCCTGGCCTCCAACGGCGTCTACACCGCGATCGTCATCATGGTCCTGTACTGGACCGGCGTCTGGGTCTCCTCACGCGGCACGAAGGCCCTCGCGGGACTGTCCAGTTGGGGCCTGGTCATCGGGACGCTCGTGCCGGGCACGATCCTCGTCGTCCTCGGCATGGTCTTCCTCGGCCAGGGCAATCCGTCGGCCGCCCCCATGAACGCCGACCACCTGCTGCCTCAGTGGACGGGCCTCGCCAGCCTCGTCCTGATCGTCAACAACTTCCTCTCGTACTCCGGCATGGAGATGAACGCCGTCCACGTCTCCTCGCTGAAGAACCCGGGGAAGGAGTACCCGAAGTCGATGTTCCTGGCCGTGTGCCTGGTGCTGCTGATCTTCATCCTGCCCGCCCTCGCGATCAGCTGGGTCGTCCCCGCGGACCAACTCAGCCTCACCGCGGGCGTGATGCAGGCCTTCGACGCCTTCTTCTCGTACTTCGACATCGGCTGGATGACGCCGATCGCCGCCGTCATGCTGATCTCCGCGTCCCTGGCCGGCATGCTGACCTGGCTCGCCGGCCCGTCCAAGGGCCTCCTGGAGATCTCCCGCAGCGAGGGCTACCTGCCGCCGTTCCTGCAGAAGCTCAACAAGTTCGGCGTCCAGCAGAACATCCTGGTCAGCCAGGGCGTCGTGACCTCGGTCATCGCCCTGATGTACGCGCTCATCCCCAACGTGTCGAGCGTCTACTGGATTTTCTCCACCATCACCACGCAGGTCTATCTCATCGTCTACCTGCTGATGTTCGCCGCCGCGATGCGGCTGCGGAAGACCCACCCCGACCATCCGCGCGGCTACCGGGCACCCGCCCTGGGGCTGATCTGCACGGTCGGCCTGCTCGCCTCGCTCGCGGCCCTCGCCATCGGCTTCGTACCGCCGTCCCAGTTCGGCGGCGGCAGCGTCTGGGCGTACGCCCTCTTCATCGGCAGCGGCCTGGTCGTCCTCGGGTTCCTCGTCCCCTGGGCCTTCCTGAAGTTCCGCAAGCCGAGCTGGCGCACCGCCGAGGCCGCGGCCGGCCCGGAGGGCACATCGAGCACGTCGACCGAGGGAGACCGGTCATGA
- a CDS encoding response regulator transcription factor — translation MTISVLLADDQALVRAGFRSLLGRAKFLAVVGEAASGEEAVRQAALLRPDVVLMDIRMPGMDGIEATRRILTELPSTRVIILTTFDTDEHVFEALQAGASGFLTKEVEPAELRRAVEVVAAGDSLLSPGVTRRVIERFAHRPRPAATLHALTARENEVVRLVAEGLSNDEIAAALVISPLTAKTHISRAITKLGLRDRVQLVITAYEHGLVGTTRTPTRADGR, via the coding sequence ATGACCATCAGCGTGCTGCTCGCCGACGACCAGGCGCTCGTACGGGCGGGGTTCCGCAGCCTGCTCGGCCGCGCCAAGTTCCTGGCCGTCGTCGGCGAGGCCGCCTCGGGCGAGGAGGCGGTACGTCAGGCCGCCCTGCTGCGGCCGGACGTCGTGCTGATGGACATCAGGATGCCGGGCATGGACGGCATCGAGGCCACGCGCCGCATCCTGACCGAGCTGCCGTCGACCAGGGTGATCATCCTGACCACGTTCGACACCGACGAGCACGTCTTCGAGGCGCTCCAGGCGGGCGCGAGCGGTTTCCTCACCAAGGAGGTCGAACCGGCCGAACTACGGCGTGCGGTCGAGGTGGTGGCGGCCGGCGACTCCCTGCTGTCCCCGGGTGTCACACGCCGCGTCATCGAACGCTTCGCGCACCGCCCCCGCCCCGCCGCCACGCTGCACGCACTGACGGCACGCGAGAACGAGGTGGTCAGGCTGGTGGCGGAAGGACTGTCGAACGACGAGATCGCCGCGGCACTGGTGATCAGCCCGCTGACCGCGAAGACCCACATCTCCCGGGCCATCACCAAGCTGGGCCTGCGCGACCGAGTGCAACTGGTCATCACCGCCTACGAGCACGGCCTCGTCGGCACCACGCGCACGCCCACGCGCGCCGACGGCCGATGA